One Micromonospora sp. WMMD812 genomic window carries:
- a CDS encoding DUF402 domain-containing protein — protein MSEVQNSRTIRLSKIKRPGGIFWFDLEPVGQDRDGTWLRGLAGSPWGAPHDSGALSVPVVVLLAANRPWVAWWVGDPTDRRLEIDVCLPPEPTEGGWRYIDLELDPVLHERDSRVEIEDWDEYEQACRDGWMSADDAKLAQSTAEDRAGALRRRDEPWQERRWQLLTQQP, from the coding sequence GTGAGCGAGGTTCAGAACAGCCGGACCATACGTCTATCCAAGATCAAACGTCCTGGTGGCATCTTCTGGTTCGATCTCGAGCCGGTCGGTCAGGACCGTGACGGGACCTGGTTGCGAGGCCTGGCTGGTTCGCCATGGGGTGCTCCGCATGACAGTGGCGCTCTTTCGGTACCCGTCGTGGTCCTGCTCGCGGCGAACCGCCCCTGGGTTGCATGGTGGGTTGGGGACCCTACTGATCGGCGGCTTGAGATCGACGTGTGCCTCCCGCCGGAGCCGACCGAAGGAGGCTGGCGGTATATCGATCTCGAACTGGACCCAGTGCTCCACGAGCGAGATTCGCGTGTCGAGATCGAGGACTGGGACGAGTACGAACAGGCGTGCCGCGACGGCTGGATGAGCGCGGATGACGCCAAGCTCGCACAGTCCACGGCCGAAGATCGGGCCGGGGCACTCCGGCGCCGGGACGAGCCCTGGCAGGAGCGCAGATGGCAGTTGCTCACTCAACAGCCGTGA
- a CDS encoding phosphoglycerate mutase family protein, whose translation MLNGANITVVLVPHCASVSRDGWAGNHDDRPLSGAGREQAQALARAIGTGIEAIYTSPALRCRQTVEPLVAASGLELVELPELYEAEGFHQPAEWVEGVFAPMGAAVAGAWTAGRTLGALARMVGTRVGGSVVACSHGDVIPVLLSSLAGAYRTPLPSLANRGGWYALQFADGGLAMASHSVGDS comes from the coding sequence ATGCTCAACGGTGCGAATATCACAGTCGTTCTTGTGCCGCACTGTGCGTCCGTATCTCGTGACGGGTGGGCCGGGAACCACGACGATCGCCCGCTGAGCGGTGCCGGGCGGGAGCAAGCGCAAGCGCTGGCGCGCGCGATCGGCACCGGCATCGAAGCGATCTACACCAGCCCGGCGTTGCGCTGCCGGCAGACCGTGGAGCCGCTGGTCGCGGCATCCGGGTTGGAGCTCGTCGAGCTACCCGAGCTGTATGAGGCGGAAGGCTTTCATCAACCTGCCGAGTGGGTCGAGGGGGTGTTCGCGCCGATGGGTGCGGCGGTCGCGGGCGCCTGGACCGCCGGTCGGACGCTCGGCGCCCTCGCCCGGATGGTCGGTACCCGGGTGGGTGGCAGCGTCGTGGCCTGCTCTCACGGTGACGTCATTCCGGTCCTGCTGTCCTCGCTGGCCGGCGCCTACCGCACGCCGCTGCCTTCGCTGGCGAACCGCGGCGGTTGGTACGCGTTGCAGTTCGCCGACGGGGGACTCGCTATGGCCAGTCACTCGGTAGGCGATTCCTGA